CGAGCCGACCTCTGAAGCCGTAGCATAAAGAGCTCCCCTTTCAAGTCCACAATCTCCTCGCTCAACTCCTCCGTGGTTTTGGCTCTAATTTCTTTCAACTCCTCCTGCTTCTTTGCCATCATCACCACTCTAgaagaagcagaagaagaagacCCTGATGAAGTCCTCAGAGTAGACGCACTTGGAGCAAGCGCGGGACAAATATGGGCAATGCGAACCCCATGAAATGATGATTTTGAGAGACCCAATTTACCAGTGAAGCTCACGCTCGTTGGCGAAGCAATAGATAAGCTCATCATCGGTAGTTGTTTATCTTCTCCTCAGTTCTTCTTCCTTGTCTATGCTTCGCCAGCTTTCTCACTCTCTGGCTGCAGAAGCAAATGTTATGGATAAGGCTTGGAGACGCTAAACGGTCGAGAATTACCACGGTTGCTTGATTTTTACTTCTTCTTTGCAAATAGGAGTCCCACTCACTCAAATTAAGCAAGTGGGAAAATGATTTACAACAATTGGAGTAAATTTTAAGGGGGTGAATCTCGGCTGTATGTCCTATTTCATAATCCCCAATTCGGCACTTAAATTAATGGATTGaaaatttgagatattaatatATTAATGAATTCAGATATTATTATGTTTAGATGCGTTAATTCATTGACATTTAGTAGATGTTAACATATTTAAATGCGTTTgattacaaaaataaaataaaatatttgaattaagTAACATATTgaattaagtgataaattattcatttatcacttatttttaggAGTAAGTTTTGTCTAATCTATTAAATGTAAGTGTTGAATTGATTATCAAATAAGACCTAAATGATATATAGTCTCAAACATATCagataaatatttaaaaattcaaCAACTTAATATATTCATATCtcaattttcagatttttcattttttagactttagttttatcaaacgcatgTAAACAAATTATAGCTTAATAATATTACAAAgtaatttataaattataagatTCTGCTTTATAATTAGTTGAAACTCTTATATATGATTTAAAATAGATATAATTTGATACTATGTGTTAGTTCGTTACTTACAAGAACTACCTCTAAACAATAAATTGTATTTAATGGCGGATGAGTATGAATGGTTACTAGCGCATACTTTTAACCTATTGTTTGCTTTGTCGTCGTGGATTGAATTAGATAAGATTTATTATTTTCTCTATTGGTAAATTAAGATAAAatcttccttttccatttttgtCTAATCAAGTCTTCATTCTCTAGAAATCGAAATGCTCTTTGTTTGTTGGATTACACATCATTACAAGTTTATTTGCAACCTCTTTTTTTCTCCTTAACCCTATTTTGTGCTTTTATGATGGAATGTTGCTTCTCTTGTGTCTTTACCGTTATGATTCAAGCTAAAAACGACCGGATATATACAAACAACTTTGAATCAATTAGAAAATTCTTTGTATCGGTGTAATAGTTTTTGATTGTACAGTAGGTCTTCTGATCCACGCATATAAGGTTGAGTTGAGGCTTTGAGATTGAGGTATTGATTCTTTTCACATTTGCgttatacatttatattcaAAACCCTAAGCCACGACTCAGTAATAAACACGAGTCCAACTATAAAAAGTTCTCTTAAATAATAGAAACAAACATGTAAATCTCTATAATGAATGAGGTGAACCATCTTTTAGTTTATTTCTATCATTTGAATCGTATGTTGTTTagcataaaaattttcaataaatataacGACAAAAGTTTGTTTAAAGTTTCAGAGTTTCAATTCGAATTGTATAACAACTTGTATTTCATCACCTCATACCATAAGATTATTCATGTTTCTATTGGTTTTAGTAccaagatttcatgatttttcttacAGATGATATGACAATAGGCCTACAAACGAATCAAGTCACTCATGAGTGCTCGTGAGCCAATTCAATCAAGCCTCGATTCGAGCACAAAAGAACTCAGCTCATTAGTTAACGAATcactcgattatatatataatttttattttaataataaaattacatatatatttttaatagtttattatttgttaaagaaaatttactattttattcattttttaaaaaatagaatgattttttttttactcgaaCTCGACCTCGACTCGCGTAGAATTTAAGATCTAGTTCGAGTTCAAACTTGGTAACATTGAGTTGAGATTCGACTGGATTAGCCTAAAGATCAACTCGATTCGGATACGTCTGCAACTCTAGGTGACAACAATTAAGAAAACTCCTCATTCTaacattaaaaagaaaatggggGGAAAATATAACGACAAAGTTTCTTCAAGGTTTCAGAGTTTCAATTCGAATTCTGTAACAACTTGTATTCCATCATCTTATTATACCAAAAGATAAGTCATGGGTTCTATTACCATGACTTCCATGTTTTTCCTCTTACAGATGACAACAATTAGAAAATTCGTCATTCTAACATTCCAAAAAACAGGCATTGACAGATTGAAGTTTGGATTCTTTTCACATTTCGCCTTCACACacattaatgttagaattgatTCCTTTCACATTTCGCCAAAAAGACTGGTCACGACTCAGTAATAAATATCAGCACAATCAAACTTTCTTCGAAGTTTCAAGAGTTTCAATTTGAATTGCATAGCAACTTGTATTCCATTTATCCGAAAATCTtcaatccaagagaaaaggaaaacatattttATTGTTGATCCCTTTGCGGCGAACGGACAAAGCAACATAAGATTGTTATTACTATTAATATAGCAATAAATCCGAGACCGACGGTCCAGAAAGTAGATTGATGAGTGATGAAGACTTGAAGACCCAAAATGCCAGGAAGCCTTCGTCAGCTATTCTCTTCTTCTCTGTGTATGTGGCCCTGCCCTCGAACTCAATTCCTCAACCACCATAAACGACGTCATCCCATACGCATGATCTATCCTTCCCATATAAATTCTCTCTTCACGATCGCAACCACCACCTTTCCACTCCACTCCCCCTTAGTTTACCTCAAACCCTCCAACTTTTCCATGGACCCATCTGGAACCATCGTCTTCTCCACCGTCGGAGTAACCCAGTACGGCTTCGATATCTTCTCTGTCAAGCTTCCGAACCTCACCCAGCGCCGCCTCACTGACGGTGTCTCCATTAACTTTAACGGCCAGTTCCTGGACGAAAACGAGGAGAGCCTCGTTTTCGTCTCCGAAAGGTCCGGTTCTCCTAGGATCTACCTTTCCAAACCCGAGCTCTCGGAACCGGAGCTCCTCCCGTCTCCACCCGAAAGCCTGTTCCATGATCGTCCCGTTATCAAGAATCAACGGGCCTACTTCATTTCAGCTCATGAAGAGCCCGATAAGCTGTTTAAGAGCTGGTCGGCTTTGTACTCGACCCGGCTGGATGATAAGAAAGTACGCCGGTTGACGCCGCCTGGTGTGGCTGATTACAGCCCGTCCGTTTCTCAAAGCGGGAAGTTTATCGCCGTGGCTTCATATGGGTCTCGTGATTGGACCGGTGAGTTTCACGAGCTACAAACGGATATTGTTGTTTTTCCAGAATCAGACCAGAACGCCCGAGTTACGGTCTGCCAGCACGGTGGCTGGCCAACCTGGTCGGGTGACTCCACCATCTATTTCCACCGCCAATCAGACGATGGATGGTGGAGCATTTACCGGGTCGATCTACCCCAAAATTCTGACCTCTCCGATGCCCCGTATTTACCTGTCCGGGTCACCCCTGCTGGTGTCCACTGCTTCACGCCTGCAGCCATGCATAACGCCAAGAAACTCGCCGTGGCCACCCGTCGGAGGGAGAAAAGCTACCGCCAAATTGAAATCTTTGATGCTGAATCCAAATCATTTTACCCAGTGACTGAAACATTAAGCCCGAAATTCCATTGCTACAACCCGTTTTTCTCTCCGGACTCTACTTTTCTCGGATACCACCGATTCCGAGGCGAGTCAGCTCAACCCGGCGAGTCAATCGTCCCTTTCCTCGAAAAAGTATCCTCTCCAATAAAAGGGCTGGAAATGTTGAGGTTAAATGGTAATTTCCCTACGTTTTCACCGTCGGGCGAATTCATAGCCTACACTCCCGACTTCGAAGCTAATTCCGGCTTGAAAGTCATCAAATCGGACGGTTCAAAAAGATGGGTTCTATTCAGAAACCGTGTGACATTTTACCTGTCATGGAGCCCTGTTGAAAAAAACGTGATCTTCACGTCAATCGGGCCAATTTTCCAGTCATCCAGGACGACGGTCCAGATTGCACGAGTCACATTTGACCCAGCAAATCTAACCGCCGATCGCGACGCAGAAATTCCCGTTGACATCAAAATTCTGACCAATGAGGATACGGGGAATAATGCGTTTCCTTCCTGTTCGCCCGACGGAAAATTTATCGTCTTCCGTTCGGGCCGCTCCGGGCATAAGAATTTGTACATCGTTGATGCCGTTAACGGAGAATTTAACGGCGGGAGCATCCGTCGATTAACGGACGGACCGTGGATCGACACCATGCCTAGCTGGTCGCCCGATGGGAAATGGATTGCGTTCTCTTCAAATATGCATAATCCGGATGACGTGGAGCATTTTAGCATATATGTCATTGGGGCGGACGGGTCGGGTCTTCGGAGGATCCGCATAGCGGGTAACGAGGGTTCGGGGGGATTGGATCGGGAGAGATTGAACCACGTTTGTTGGAGTGCGGATTGTGAGTGGTTGTTATTCACGGCCAACTTGGGTGGCGTTACGGCGGAGCCGGTGTCGTTGCCGAATCAATTTCAGCCGTACGGGGACTTGTACATGGTGAGAGTGGACGGAACCGGGCTGAGGAGGCTGACATGGAATGGATACGAGAATGGGACGCCAGCCTGGTATCCGACGGGTGGTGACGTGGAATTGGACATGGGAAGATTGATGAATTTGAAGAGGAGTGAAACAGTTGGTGATAAGTTGAAGGGTGATTTTATTGAGCCTCTGTGGTTGCATTGAGAGATGCTATTTAGCTTTctttttactgtttattttaaACATGTACTAGTAATAATTGTtgtgggggttttttttttttcttgacgaAATAAGAGTTGTGTTACAGTGtcattaataattaataaaaatacgAGTGCAAATGCAtaagattaaaaataaaaaaaaaataagtaaataactgaaagattggaattgtaatACTAACTACAGTAGCATTTACTACTGCTAGTCGGTCACTGTCACTTTTTTATTTGGGGCCTTTTTGAGTTTTGAATGACTGACGTTGCCAACTGGAGTGGAGTGGAGTGGTTGAATGACTGACGTGACTTAGATTTCAATAGAAGAAACTgcggaaagaaaaagaaaaaaaaaagtatgtttCGATtgagtattatttaaaatattatttaaaataattattaaaatatttttcgaGATGTTATGTATctaaaataaatagataattaaaaatataaaaaaaaatttaaaaaatatatcttTAATACAAACgaaatatttgtttggattgcgttttatttgaaatatttttacattttttgtgctgtgatgtgtgtgaaataaaaaggtaattgaaaagataaaaagatgtattgaaaattgtaatgatgatttaagtagataaaattgaaaaaataaaatacaatccaaacaaacattatcTAAAAGTATATCAAGACTTAGATTTTATGTTCTTCTACGTGTTCTAGAAGAAAGATGCATATAGGAGTATCATATTTGACTCCATTGGTCGAGACTCATCAGTTgttaaagaaacaagaaaaggaactcagtcaaaagtcaaaacccCTTTTCTTAAATCAATCTTTTAGCACTCTTGATTCATCAGTTGTGTCATgataaccacaaaaaaaaaggaaaattaaaaatggGCAGTCAGTCGACTCATGATGAATATTTGAAacaagggttaattacatttacctccctgaGGTTTGACCATATTATCAATCAATTCCTATAATTTGTCTAAATAACGGTCTTACCTTTTGAATGATCAAatatttaacaaaaacccccttaataccgaaaatgcccttattgaggctatgttgtattaaaaaaagaacatatttttattttattaaccctgtagcaatccaaaaaaatagaaaaagtttttgcttattattttataaaaaccatatatttgcttccataaatagttttgaatcaataattattttaaatcttaaaaatgaatattaaaaattcgataaattgaaagaaaaataaaaaagaagcaattattttaaatccttaAGTATGGTTCGAATTTGTGGTTCAAGGCATGTTGAGGAGAGCACAATGCATGTTTTCCTCAATTTGAACCATACTccaggaattaaaataattttttattttttatttttctttcaatttatctaatttttaatattcatttttaagatttaaaataattattgattcaaaactatttatggaagcaaagatatggtttttataaaataataagcaaaaactttttctatttttttggattgcttcaaggttaataaaataaaaatatattctttttttaatgcaatatgACCTCAATAAAGGGCATTTTCGGTattaagggggtttttgttaaatgtttgatcattcaaaaggtgagaccgttatttggacaaattacagggattgattggtaatatgatcaaacctcaggggaggtaaatgtaattaacccttgaAACAAAGGTGATGATTGATGATAACGACACATTAAATAAATGAGTGCAGACAGCCAATACTGCTAGTGGTGGGTACAATGATATAGtgctttttaaaatttctttttgtgttgtttcttagtattgtaaatattaaattcaattttggttttttttccAAGCCTTTTAATATGTCTAATCTAATTATAAAGTCTCAACAATATATCAAGTGTATTTGTATAGTcgattatttagaataattttttgaaaacaaatattataatatttttttaatgtaatgtatgtaaaataaaaatataattaaaaatatattgatCGTGCAAGTAAAAAAATTTCTCGAAATACCAAACAAACCCTCTAGAGTTTTGATCTGCAGGTTCGTATTTGAGTGCCTTACTCAAGGCCCAAGGAAGAACAGGATTTCCAAGGTGTACAATTGATAACAAATTGTTCAAAGAAATTAAAGCATAAAGAGAAATGAGATATTCACGGAATGTTTCAAGTGCAGTGTTTGCCACTACAACATAGGGATGCACATGAGTAAGAGAGCAGCTCGGTCGAGTCTTGAGTTACTCGAGTATACAGTCAAGTTGAGTTCGAATCCGGATTTTTGCAGCTCATGATTCGACGAGCTACTCGTCGAGTAGTacaatttaaataatatatatgtattataattataaaataatcgTTATGAATATAATTTATATTGAATATAcaaaattgatcaaaacgcTCGATTGATCTGTGTATTCGACTTGACAAGGTCgaaccttatcgagtcgagtctcgagcTTTTAAGGATTtcctcgagtcaagctcgagttgaGATTCTTCGACTCGATCAAGCTCGAGTATAATCAATTATAGAccgagtcaaactcgagtacACCCCTACTACAACATACTTTTTACTTCGAagaacttttttccttttctatttcAATTTGTGAAGCCGCAATTTAGATGATTAAAAtttacttttcaatttttgaaaagaatgAAATCGACCTTATTTTTTGTCTCAATTATCCACAATTAGCCAATTATGATTTTTTCAACTATTCAAGGTATACGTtaagctattttatttttcttctgttAAGTTTAGAAGTTGAATCATTGATCTGAATATATTAATAAGGGACAGTGCTACAGTGCCTATAGTTATGGTAACGATGTTAGGGAAACCTACTATCACAGGTTTCTATTACCTTTAGTGACAAATCGAATTTTTTAGcgactttttaaatattatattaaaataattaatattaactttagtaagtttttaattaaaactagtaagtatatgcctgaaagataagttttagtcaaaaataaaaatttaccctttcaataatttaatttacttattatttgacaaatgttacttttgtttaatttaaacttactaatactaaaagtaaaaaattgacATATTAAAGTAAGAAAATAATCAATTTCTGAAAACGGTTTGGGTTTCCACAACTCTCTAAATTGCTTCCCTTCTTTTTATTATCTTCTAACCTAGCGGAAGATTGTAGAAATTTTTTCCTGGAAAAGGAAGGAGTACGATCATCATCTTATGGAACGGGATTAGCTTTtgataaaatttagaaaattgatCAAGCGGGCTAAGCAATTCTATCATATCTTCAGGCTGAACTCTTCTGGTAGGCTTCATGCCTCAGTCTCTGTTTCTACCTTCTACTAAGCATTGATTCTCATTTCGGTCAATCAATTGGCCTGCCTAGGCGTGGAGGAAAAGCTAAATATGCTTTATAGATAGCACAGGTTCAGGAGAAAGGGTTTCCCCCCATGCAATTATTGATGATACGGGTACACCTCTATCTAATACTATGTATCGATCGTACTTCAaattaagaaatttaaaaatgcGGATTATATGCATTACTGCACATTTTTATGATAATTATTGTGTAGTGTTTTACTGAGTGATCTCATCTTTAAAGCACAATGATTTTGATGCCAGATTTCAATTTTACTGTTACAAGTAGCGTCTCCTGTTCTGCTCTATGATTTGGAGTGAACTAATTTGTCGTCTCCAATCATCCATTGCACTTATTGCAAATCATTAGTCACTGTTTAATTAGCAAAATTTTGGTTGTCAAATCGGTTTTTAAGAGCCAGGGGGCGCACATTAATTGGATCAATATGGAGATTTCTCGGCAGCAAGTTTTCATCACATGTTAGTATAGATTTTTCTATGTAGACTGTATGCCAGAGAGTGATTGTTTTAGTTTGAACTTTCCTCCTCTTGGTGAAATCCTTAGAATCTGTAGTTTGTTTGGCTACAATTACATGACTGGTCGATACAGCAGcactttttttgttttatgtaTCCTATCAGACAACAAGGATTCTCCCTCCAATATAGAGTTGAATCTGTGAGCCAGCTTAATCTGCATCTGCTAACCGACGATTTTGTGCCTCATTCCAGGTGTGAATTTTAAGATCAAGCTGCTCACTGTTGGTGGGAAGAAGTTGAAGCTTACAATTTGGGATACCGATAAGCAGATCCTATCATTTATAGTTTTGCTAACTGTTTATGGCAGCTTTCCGAATTCTCTTTATGAAGTTCTTTTGTGCAAATATGATGATACACCTttacttttatttgttttttttttctatcataGGCTCAAGTGGTAAATCTCTTTGGACCTAGAACTAGCTGTAATTTCACAAAATACAGCAGGACATTTTGCGCTTTACCTAGTACAAGTCAAATGTTTGTACTTTCTCTACTGTTCTTAACATGCCGTGCCATCCTAATTAACATTTTCCCCAGAAGTTGTTATTATATGTAAATCTCCTTATCTGTCAGAAGGTTTTGTCTTGCCATCACAGCTGATCATGCAACTTCTTCCTCCTTAAGATTAGAAACTGACAATCAGTCCTACTTCACCATGATCAGACCCAATTTGGGTTTGTATTCCTCTTTTTCCTAGTGCTGCTAATGGAAATTTATTGTTGGGATCCTTGATTCATGACTTAAAATAAACTTAGCCTCCTTTTTCATAAATAATCCAAGCTACTACTTTCTGATGATAGTGTGCCCCTCTTGCTATTTATTTCCACTGTCCTATTATTGCATTTTTTGTTCTCCGTGATCTGATGGGGCTCATGACACCTTTTGCAGCTGGACAAGAGAGGTTCAGGACCTTGACAAGCTCATACTATAGAGGTGCTCAAGGGATCGTTCTTGGTATGTCATGGATAGATCACTATAGATTCTTTCATATTTATGAAGCCTTTTTGTCATCCTGCAAaataagttattcttttaagaCGTGATTGATAAGATGAgattttgtttatttaattgcatTATCATCTGCCACAATATTCCTTCAGTAAGGATTTTGATACAGATACATCTTGAACAAAGCTTTAATTCTGGAAGCCTTTCATTCAGTGATGTAATTTTCTCCGCCTTCTTCTATTTCCCATTGTTCTTGTTTAACTCCATTTTATAGCTTCATCTATCAGAATATATAGTGAGTACTACACTTTTTATCGTTTACCTGCTCCTTCCTTCCTACTCGAATCCATGTTCTGAATACTGTGAGATCCAAGCTACTTTTCGTATTTGCTACTGCAGATGATGCCAAAGAATCTGTAAAGAAGGGAATTCGCTTGAGGTGAAAACCTTCTGAAGTTTTTTGACCATGGGCTTATTTTTTGCTTATCTCTGTTGCAGATTGCTGTTAGTTATCTTGATAATTGATATTTTAACCTTTCTGGTCAAGTTGTGCATTTCTTAATGATTGAAGGCCTGCTTTTGTTTCTGCTTCCTCTCACTAATTTGTTCTATTGTGACTGGAGTGGGTTTGAATTCAGTTAGTTAAATCGAgtccaagttgcttcctctcaCTAATTGAATTGAGGGTTGATATCAAAGTGGGTGGCATATGATTCTAGGTAGTCAATGAATTGTTTCTTGGTGGCATAATCAGGGTAATAATCAGGGAAGGGGAACTTATTAGCTATCCCGAATAACAAGACAGAAATGAAACCATATCCATTTTATCTTTCATATCCATTTTTGTTCAGGTGGACTTGTTCTAGTTTTGTTTGGCTCATTTCTTGTCTTGTTCATCAGATGTCTAATGACAAAAGAAGTTCCTTTGCACCTGTTTCTCTGGCTCAGTATATCTGATGCTGTCTTCCATACAAACAAAAACTTGGTCCTTAAATTAATCCAGGATCAATAGAATCTTCCCTTGTACTACTATTATATATCATTTGTCTAAATTATACTACTGCTTCATATGGATTACTGGTGGTAGTATTTTATCTTCACTCTGATGGATTTTCTGAAAAAGTTTAAATGAAtaagaaataagaaatttttgggttcaattCCACCAGaatttggtttatttcttggtcgGAATTCTGAATTTTTACTGGATTGTTACTGGAAATGATGGAATTGATGACCCACCCCACTAGTTACAATCATGGTTGTCAAAATCGCGatccggatcgtaggatcgtacgatcctacgatccagAGAAGCAAAATCGATCCGGATCGCACTTAGAATCGCAAATTACATGAATCGAGCATAGGATCGCGTAGGATCGATAGGATCGTATAgaatcgtacgatcctacgatcctacAACGATCCTACAAAATTTTGCTAATATGCGAAATATGATATTCCATTTTGCaagtaaatgaaaatatttGGGGTAGGGTTATAATTTATCAAAGAATTGAGCCTTTAATTGCAatgttttaataatttttgcccaaaaagtcaaagaaagcaccgaattcttttcctttcctcaGTCGGTCAATCGGTCAGCCCTTTGGGCTTTGTCTCCTTTCCTTTGTGAtgtttcttttaatcttttcttcATTCTCCAGCCtgcacttttcttttcttctctacAGCTGCCCAGAACCCTAGATTTATCCATCAAACCACCATTGCTGCAACTCTTACGCCTACCAACAAGACTAAATCGCTGCAAGCCTGTGGCTTCTACCAAGGAGGCAAGGACTAACAAGCTATTGCTTCAAGCTTCAAGCTCCAGCACCTGTTGGCCGTTGCTTCAAGGCACCAAGCCATGAAATCCTCTGTTGCCGCCGGATTTTGCCCATTTAAAGCTTCAAAGCTTCAAGATCCAGCACCCATGTTCCTCCAGTTTCCGTGCTGCCACCACACTGAAGCTCCGCACCAGCACTTCAATTAAAGTCACATGTGAGTCTGTTATTTTCTTGCTTGAAAATTGATATTTGGTGGAGGTGGTGATTGATAAAGTTGtgatttttatttgaatttcttgtATTTGAACATATATTGCCTTTGATTGAATTGAGTTGAAAGGAATTATACAAAATTCTCGGACTTCTGCACGTGCAAACAAGAACTTGAGAATCTGAGATACCCTTCTCTTTATTTGCATAGAAAATTGAGAAACAACGGGAAGAATTTGATTATGAAGTTGGTTCTGTGATTCAATGCTTTTGCTTAAAATTGCGCTTAACTGCAAGGTTTTGGATTTTCGGTTCTGTTTTGACAATTTCCGCAGtgcaataaaaaaatcaaattgtTATCACATAAAAGGGCACAATAGTAGTTGCGAGTATGTCAAATTGTAGCATATGCTTATGCTAATCTTTGGGGCCATTCAGATTTTACTGCTTCTGTTATGTCCTTCACTTATGCTTTCATTGGATTGGCACTTGGCCTTGCAAAAACCATTGGTAATAGGACTGAATTTCTTTATAGCTGAAGAGTTGATATTTCTGCATTAGTTTTCTGAGTTGAGTGTTTATTTGGCTTCTTGAATGTCTGAAAGttcaattattttgttgattatAAGGGAATTTGGGATGAAAGTAAAGTAGCCTCCTTTGCTAGCTCACTGGTTTggctttatttttttcaaatcaaactACCTGCTAGCTGACTGGTTTTTGGTAACTTTCATTGTTATTGTTTGTTTATTTAGATGATCATCAAGATCGTGAAACCCATGTCCGTCGAAG
The genomic region above belongs to Coffea arabica cultivar ET-39 chromosome 7c, Coffea Arabica ET-39 HiFi, whole genome shotgun sequence and contains:
- the LOC113698095 gene encoding large ribosomal subunit protein uL29c → MMSLSIASPTSVSFTGKLGLSKSSFHGVRIAHICPALAPSASTLRTSSGSSSSASSRVVMMAKKQEELKEIRAKTTEELSEEIVDLKGELFMLRLQRSARNEFKSSEFRRMRKRIARMLTVKRERELEEGINKRLSRKLDKKWKKSIVPRPPPSLKKLQEEEAAAEAKEAKESA
- the LOC113699337 gene encoding uncharacterized protein; protein product: MPGSLRQLFSSSLCMWPCPRTQFLNHHKRRHPIRMIYPSHINSLFTIATTTFPLHSPLVYLKPSNFSMDPSGTIVFSTVGVTQYGFDIFSVKLPNLTQRRLTDGVSINFNGQFLDENEESLVFVSERSGSPRIYLSKPELSEPELLPSPPESLFHDRPVIKNQRAYFISAHEEPDKLFKSWSALYSTRLDDKKVRRLTPPGVADYSPSVSQSGKFIAVASYGSRDWTGEFHELQTDIVVFPESDQNARVTVCQHGGWPTWSGDSTIYFHRQSDDGWWSIYRVDLPQNSDLSDAPYLPVRVTPAGVHCFTPAAMHNAKKLAVATRRREKSYRQIEIFDAESKSFYPVTETLSPKFHCYNPFFSPDSTFLGYHRFRGESAQPGESIVPFLEKVSSPIKGLEMLRLNGNFPTFSPSGEFIAYTPDFEANSGLKVIKSDGSKRWVLFRNRVTFYLSWSPVEKNVIFTSIGPIFQSSRTTVQIARVTFDPANLTADRDAEIPVDIKILTNEDTGNNAFPSCSPDGKFIVFRSGRSGHKNLYIVDAVNGEFNGGSIRRLTDGPWIDTMPSWSPDGKWIAFSSNMHNPDDVEHFSIYVIGADGSGLRRIRIAGNEGSGGLDRERLNHVCWSADCEWLLFTANLGGVTAEPVSLPNQFQPYGDLYMVRVDGTGLRRLTWNGYENGTPAWYPTGGDVELDMGRLMNLKRSETVGDKLKGDFIEPLWLH